A window from Kovacikia minuta CCNUW1 encodes these proteins:
- a CDS encoding amino acid adenylation domain-containing protein → MFDSSQLNSSEVVTETSYPLSSMQQGMLFHRLRSQQTGVDIEQLLCTLHEKLDVSAFKQSWQRVIERHPVLRTSFHWQGLDSPVQRVHQQVQLPFVQQDWRGLANQEQAEHLNAYLQRDRQQGFELDQPPLLRFAIFQIAEAHYQFVWTFHHILLDGRSFPLILNEVFAFYEAICRGQDLQPVQPPSYKHYIEWLQQQNWSEAKEFWQQLLQGFQTPTPLPFAQSSLSSAPTGHAEEQVHLPTVTTAALQSLAQQHGLTPNTLVQGAWALLLNYYSGTGDVVFGATRACRRSAINQAELMVGLFINTLPVRVQITPETPLLPWLKELRHQHLAVRAYEHTPLVEVQQWSEVPPGQPLFNSLVVFENYNLNTALQNQGASWKKREFQLFEQPSYPLMLGAQLGTELALKISYDRHQFERSTITRMLGHLTALLEGMVANPNQQLGDLPVLTPAERHQILVEWNATEVEYPQHLRLHDLVEAQVERSPDAVAVTFDGKRLTYRELNSRANQLAHHLQTLRVKPEVTVGICIERSLEMIIALLAILKAGGAYVPLDPTYPQERLAHILSDSQLAVVLTQEKLLSLLPQQGIPAICLDTHWEKIASESEANPTSTATAENLAYIIYTSGSTGKPKGVLIEHQGAVNTILDINQRFQVGSSDRVLAVCSLNFDLSVYDVFGMLAAGGTIVLPKPAIAPDLSHWSDLMHREQVTLWNSAPPVMQMFAGHLVDHCCPLPASLRLVMLSGDWIPLTLPDLIRQLKTGTDQVEIVSLGGATEASIWSILYPIGAISPTWKSIPYGKPMANQQFYILDERLHPVPAGMVGELYIGGDGVARGYHNRPDLNATKFIPSPFSDHPRSRLYRTGDLGRYMPDGTIEFLGRIDHQVKIRGFRVEMGEIEAILVQHPAIRETAILAREDASGNNQLVAYLVLKQPDVQSSHLTQDDSKQLIGDMRSFLKEKLPDYMVPAAFVLLEALPLTPNGKLDRQALPAPEFINQALNSAATSSFVAPRDRIEQQLTEIWQEFLGVPAIGIHDNFFDLGGHSLIAVRLWAKVEKTFNQELPLATLFQAPTIEQLARHLRQSGTPLPCPAMAVIQSGKAGTSKPPLFCIHVHGRGMKLYRPLIRHLDPEQPIYGLSVHFVKDVVPMERTEEFAAYYVQQIRMIQPEGPYLLAGISFGGLIAYEMAQQLRSQGQQVALLGLFDTTPPTTAANTLTPVKEHETESLHQFTQPHSINLVQRFKSQLESVQYLGTWLWFKYCRLAVIFYRIAQRPMPEYLENFNYVLENVRISRIYTPQPYSGQVTLFKAKGRDDVDIEVGWSPLIKNLEVCEVPGDHMGMFCEPEVRILSEKLQSCIDRAIAPKVSRQKSERVRG, encoded by the coding sequence ATGTTTGATTCGTCTCAGTTAAATTCTTCTGAAGTGGTTACTGAAACCTCGTATCCCCTTTCATCCATGCAGCAAGGAATGCTATTCCATCGTCTGCGATCGCAACAGACTGGGGTAGACATTGAGCAACTGCTTTGTACACTGCACGAAAAGCTTGACGTTTCAGCATTTAAACAATCCTGGCAACGGGTTATAGAGCGGCATCCAGTTTTAAGAACGAGCTTTCACTGGCAAGGGTTGGACTCGCCCGTGCAGCGTGTGCATCAACAGGTGCAATTACCATTTGTTCAGCAAGACTGGCGTGGCCTTGCAAACCAGGAACAGGCGGAGCATCTGAACGCCTACCTTCAGCGCGATCGACAGCAAGGCTTTGAGCTAGACCAACCACCTTTACTTCGTTTCGCAATTTTTCAAATCGCTGAAGCGCATTACCAATTTGTCTGGACGTTCCATCATATTTTGCTAGATGGACGTTCCTTTCCCCTCATCCTGAACGAAGTTTTTGCTTTTTATGAAGCAATCTGCCGGGGACAGGATTTGCAGCCAGTCCAACCACCGTCCTACAAGCACTACATTGAGTGGCTGCAACAACAAAATTGGAGTGAGGCAAAAGAGTTCTGGCAACAATTGCTCCAGGGCTTCCAAACGCCAACTCCCCTGCCCTTTGCCCAATCTTCCCTAAGCTCGGCTCCAACAGGGCATGCAGAGGAGCAGGTTCACTTACCCACCGTCACTACGGCTGCCCTGCAATCTCTAGCGCAGCAGCATGGTTTAACCCCAAATACGCTGGTTCAAGGTGCCTGGGCATTGCTTCTGAACTATTACAGCGGCACTGGGGATGTGGTTTTTGGCGCAACCAGGGCATGTCGTCGCTCTGCCATAAACCAGGCGGAGTTGATGGTGGGGCTTTTCATTAATACCCTGCCGGTTCGGGTTCAGATTACTCCGGAAACACCCCTCCTGCCCTGGCTGAAGGAACTCCGCCACCAGCATCTGGCAGTCAGAGCCTACGAACATACCCCCCTGGTAGAGGTGCAGCAATGGAGCGAAGTGCCCCCTGGTCAGCCGTTGTTTAATAGTCTGGTTGTGTTTGAGAATTACAATCTTAACACTGCGTTGCAAAACCAGGGAGCAAGTTGGAAGAAGCGTGAGTTTCAGCTGTTTGAACAACCCAGTTACCCACTGATGCTGGGGGCGCAACTGGGAACGGAATTAGCCTTGAAGATTTCCTATGATCGCCACCAGTTTGAGCGTTCTACTATTACACGCATGCTGGGGCACCTCACAGCCCTACTTGAGGGAATGGTGGCAAACCCAAACCAACAGCTTGGCGATTTGCCTGTTTTAACGCCAGCAGAACGGCACCAAATTCTGGTGGAATGGAATGCAACGGAGGTGGAGTATCCCCAGCATCTCCGTCTCCATGATTTGGTTGAAGCACAGGTTGAGCGCTCACCAGATGCGGTTGCGGTGACGTTTGATGGGAAACGACTAACCTACCGGGAGCTAAACAGTCGTGCCAATCAACTTGCCCACCATTTACAGACACTTAGAGTTAAACCAGAAGTTACCGTTGGAATTTGCATCGAGCGATCGCTGGAAATGATCATTGCGCTGCTGGCAATCCTGAAAGCAGGCGGTGCCTATGTGCCGTTAGATCCGACCTACCCGCAGGAGCGGTTAGCGCATATCCTGTCTGACTCCCAGTTGGCTGTCGTACTGACCCAGGAAAAACTGTTGTCACTCCTGCCGCAGCAGGGAATTCCAGCGATTTGCCTCGATACGCACTGGGAAAAGATTGCCAGCGAGAGTGAAGCGAATCCAACCAGTACAGCCACCGCTGAAAATCTGGCTTACATCATCTATACCTCCGGTTCGACTGGAAAACCCAAAGGGGTTCTGATCGAACATCAAGGCGCGGTCAACACGATTCTAGACATCAACCAACGGTTTCAGGTTGGTTCTAGCGATCGCGTTTTAGCGGTCTGTTCGCTCAATTTTGACCTGTCTGTCTACGATGTCTTTGGGATGCTGGCGGCAGGGGGCACGATTGTTCTTCCCAAACCCGCGATCGCCCCTGACTTAAGCCACTGGAGCGACCTCATGCACCGAGAGCAGGTTACTCTCTGGAACTCGGCTCCACCCGTCATGCAGATGTTTGCCGGTCATCTAGTAGATCATTGCTGCCCCCTTCCAGCCTCCTTGCGACTGGTCATGCTAAGCGGTGACTGGATTCCCCTCACCCTGCCGGATCTGATCCGTCAGCTTAAAACGGGAACCGATCAGGTTGAAATTGTTAGTCTGGGCGGAGCAACCGAAGCCTCCATCTGGTCGATTCTTTACCCCATTGGGGCGATCTCTCCCACCTGGAAAAGTATTCCCTATGGGAAACCGATGGCAAACCAGCAATTCTACATCCTGGATGAACGCTTGCATCCAGTGCCCGCAGGAATGGTGGGAGAACTGTACATTGGTGGAGACGGCGTTGCCCGTGGTTATCACAACCGTCCCGACCTGAACGCGACGAAATTCATTCCCTCGCCCTTCAGTGATCACCCCCGTTCCCGCCTGTATCGGACTGGAGATTTGGGACGCTACATGCCAGATGGCACGATCGAATTTTTGGGTCGGATTGACCACCAAGTAAAAATTCGGGGATTTCGGGTAGAAATGGGCGAAATCGAGGCAATTCTGGTTCAACACCCAGCCATTCGAGAAACGGCAATTCTAGCCAGGGAAGATGCCTCTGGAAATAACCAGCTTGTTGCCTACCTGGTTCTGAAACAACCTGACGTTCAATCATCTCACCTAACCCAGGATGATTCTAAGCAGCTAATTGGGGATATGCGGAGCTTTTTGAAGGAGAAACTGCCCGACTACATGGTTCCGGCTGCGTTCGTTCTGCTGGAAGCGTTACCGTTGACCCCCAACGGCAAACTCGATCGGCAAGCCCTACCTGCCCCTGAGTTTATCAATCAAGCGCTCAATTCCGCAGCAACATCTTCCTTTGTAGCTCCCCGCGATCGCATCGAACAACAATTAACTGAGATTTGGCAGGAATTTCTGGGCGTACCAGCGATTGGTATCCATGACAATTTCTTTGATTTGGGTGGACACTCCTTAATTGCTGTCCGCCTATGGGCAAAGGTGGAAAAAACCTTTAACCAGGAACTACCGCTGGCAACCCTATTTCAGGCACCCACGATCGAACAACTTGCCAGGCACCTGCGCCAATCTGGAACTCCCTTACCCTGCCCTGCGATGGCGGTGATTCAATCGGGGAAAGCGGGTACCTCAAAACCTCCCCTGTTCTGCATCCATGTTCATGGGAGAGGCATGAAGCTTTATCGCCCCCTGATCCGTCATCTCGATCCAGAACAGCCGATTTACGGGCTGTCGGTTCACTTTGTGAAAGATGTGGTTCCCATGGAACGAACCGAAGAGTTTGCAGCGTACTACGTCCAACAAATCCGCATGATTCAACCAGAGGGACCATATCTGCTGGCAGGAATTTCCTTTGGGGGCTTAATTGCCTATGAAATGGCGCAACAGTTGCGATCTCAGGGGCAACAGGTGGCGCTGTTGGGACTATTTGACACCACTCCGCCGACGACTGCTGCCAACACGTTAACCCCTGTCAAAGAACATGAGACTGAATCCTTGCATCAATTCACCCAGCCCCACTCCATCAACCTGGTGCAGCGATTCAAATCGCAGCTCGAATCGGTTCAATATCTTGGTACGTGGTTGTGGTTCAAGTATTGCAGGCTCGCTGTCATCTTTTACCGGATAGCGCAACGTCCCATGCCAGAGTACCTGGAAAACTTTAACTACGTTCTAGAAAACGTTCGGATCAGCCGCATTTACACCCCCCAACCCTATTCCGGCCAGGTCACCCTATTTAAAGCAAAAGGACGGGATGACGTTGACATCGAAGTAGGCTGGTCTCCCCTGATCAAAAACCTGGAGGTTTGTGAAGTTCCTGGTGACCATATGGGGATGTTTTGTGAGCCTGAGGTACGCATCCTCAGCGAAAAGTTACAGTCCTGCATTGACCGGGCGATCGCTCCAAAAGTGTCGCGGCAGAAGAGTGAAAGGGTGAGGGGATAA
- a CDS encoding Uma2 family endonuclease — protein sequence MTQTARKIMMMEEYLAYDDGTNTRYELVDGELVEMPTESQRNLDIAKYLLFELAEYFPIALIALGTEIEVTGRRAKCRLPALIVHTEESQTALAGTRRAILTRNIPPPAIVIEVVSPGAENRDRDYRYKHTEYAARGIAENWIIDPEMQQVTLCLWVNGQYEDTTYIGDIPLSSTVVSDFKLSAAQILAFGQN from the coding sequence ATGACTCAAACTGCACGCAAGATCATGATGATGGAGGAATATCTTGCCTACGACGATGGCACCAACACCCGCTATGAACTTGTAGACGGGGAATTAGTAGAAATGCCAACCGAAAGCCAGCGCAATTTAGACATTGCTAAGTATTTATTATTTGAGTTGGCGGAGTATTTCCCGATTGCATTAATTGCTCTCGGAACAGAGATTGAAGTAACTGGGCGACGGGCAAAGTGTCGATTGCCCGCTCTCATTGTTCATACCGAAGAATCACAAACAGCATTAGCAGGGACAAGGCGAGCAATCTTAACACGGAATATACCGCCTCCTGCCATCGTCATTGAAGTGGTGTCTCCCGGTGCAGAAAATCGCGATCGAGACTACCGCTACAAACACACAGAATATGCAGCACGGGGAATTGCAGAAAATTGGATTATTGACCCGGAAATGCAGCAAGTGACGTTGTGCCTGTGGGTAAACGGACAGTATGAAGATACGACTTACATCGGTGATATTCCCCTGTCATCAACAGTGGTTTCTGACTTCAAGTTGAGTGCTGCTCAGATTCTGGCATTTGGACAAAATTAG
- a CDS encoding dipeptide ABC transporter ATP-binding protein, with the protein MTNTLFCVENLRVAYPQRGTKQISWAVDDVSLTLNPGEKLGLVGESGCGKSTLGRAAIRLLPDHTRVEGRVLFAGRSVLDFSSTELRRFRGEAVSLIFQDPMTRLDPLMTIGDHCLETLAAHRPDLSRRQAKEHAITTLEAVSIPASRWSQYPHEFSGGMRQRVAIALALLLNPKLIVADEPTTSLDVTVAAQILRELTRFCSERQMALLIISHDLAMIGEYCDRIAVMYGGKLVETGETQAVLQNPQHGYTRSLLNAALHLQAAGGEKAEGRGQRAEGQEDREDEGDREDRGENPFPTPHTPHPTPHSASIQNSKLKTQNSSPPPLLHVQNLQQYYTLEGNFLARLLSKPDQTIKAVDGISLYLYPGETLGLVGESGCGKSTLSRAILQLIRPTAGSVEFLGQELTQLPRPALRQQRRQMQMVFQDPHACLNPIMTVGESIADPLFIHRLATPEEAALQVRQMLERVGLTPVEDFFERYPAELSGGQQQRVAIARALITRPQLVICDEPVSMLDASVQTQVLQLMRELKQEFNLTYLFITHDLWVARFFCDRIAVMQAGKIVELGVTQEIFTHPQHPYTQTLLQAAPLLAKG; encoded by the coding sequence ATGACTAACACTCTGTTTTGCGTGGAAAACCTGCGGGTAGCGTATCCTCAACGAGGCACAAAGCAGATTAGCTGGGCAGTTGATGATGTGTCGCTTACGCTCAACCCTGGAGAGAAGCTTGGGTTGGTGGGAGAGTCAGGGTGTGGCAAATCTACCCTGGGAAGGGCAGCAATACGGCTGTTGCCTGACCATACTAGGGTTGAAGGGCGGGTGCTTTTTGCTGGGAGATCGGTTCTCGACTTTTCTTCAACAGAATTGCGTCGATTCCGGGGAGAAGCAGTCTCCTTGATATTTCAAGATCCAATGACTCGGCTCGATCCACTGATGACGATCGGTGACCATTGTTTAGAAACCCTGGCAGCCCATCGCCCCGATTTGTCTCGTCGTCAGGCGAAAGAGCACGCAATCACAACCCTGGAAGCGGTCAGTATTCCTGCCAGTCGGTGGTCGCAGTACCCCCATGAATTTAGTGGGGGCATGCGGCAGCGGGTAGCGATCGCCCTGGCATTGCTGCTTAACCCTAAGCTGATTGTGGCAGACGAACCCACCACCAGCCTGGATGTTACGGTAGCTGCTCAGATCTTGCGGGAACTGACCCGATTTTGTTCAGAGCGGCAGATGGCGTTGCTCATCATCTCCCATGACCTGGCAATGATTGGGGAGTACTGTGATCGGATTGCCGTGATGTACGGGGGCAAGTTGGTGGAAACAGGTGAGACTCAAGCCGTCCTTCAGAATCCCCAACATGGGTATACGCGATCGTTGTTGAACGCGGCATTGCATTTGCAGGCAGCGGGAGGGGAAAAGGCAGAAGGCAGAGGGCAAAGGGCAGAAGGGCAGGAAGATAGGGAAGATGAGGGGGATAGGGAAGATAGAGGAGAAAATCCATTCCCCACACCCCACACCCCACACCCCACACCCCATTCAGCTTCAATTCAAAACTCAAAGCTTAAAACTCAAAACTCTTCCCCACCCCCCCTATTACACGTTCAAAACCTCCAGCAATACTACACTCTGGAGGGAAATTTCCTCGCGCGGCTGCTTTCCAAACCGGATCAGACGATCAAAGCCGTGGATGGAATCAGTCTCTATCTCTATCCGGGGGAGACTTTGGGACTGGTCGGAGAATCGGGATGCGGCAAAAGTACCCTCTCCCGTGCAATTTTGCAGTTGATTCGACCAACGGCAGGATCTGTGGAGTTTTTGGGACAGGAGTTGACGCAGTTGCCCCGTCCTGCTCTTCGGCAACAACGACGGCAGATGCAGATGGTGTTTCAAGATCCCCACGCCTGCTTAAACCCAATCATGACCGTAGGAGAAAGTATTGCCGATCCCTTATTCATTCATCGGTTAGCAACACCTGAGGAAGCAGCGTTACAGGTCAGACAAATGCTGGAACGGGTCGGACTAACTCCCGTAGAAGATTTTTTTGAGCGCTATCCGGCGGAGTTGTCCGGCGGGCAACAGCAACGGGTGGCGATCGCTCGCGCCCTGATTACCCGCCCCCAACTGGTGATTTGCGATGAACCGGTCAGCATGCTAGATGCCAGCGTGCAAACCCAGGTGTTGCAATTGATGCGGGAATTGAAACAGGAATTTAATCTCACCTACCTGTTCATTACCCACGACCTGTGGGTGGCACGGTTCTTTTGCGATCGCATCGCCGTCATGCAGGCGGGCAAAATTGTTGAACTGGGTGTAACTCAGGAAATATTTACCCATCCTCAACATCCCTATACCCAAACTTTGTTGCAGGCGGCTCCACTCCTGGCAAAGGGATAG